CGCCGCATCGTCGGCCCCGAGGGTCGCGGCTGAGCCTCTCCCTCGGGACGCAGAAGCGCCGCATCCCTGTCCGGCATGCGGCGCTTCGCTTTTATGGGATCCGGCCGGGCCTTCCGGCGCCCGGCGTCGCCGGTCTCTTACTCGCCGAGCTGCGCGAACAGGTCGGCGAAGACCTGCTTGGCCTTGCCCGGCTGCCTGACGGCGGCGGCGGCCTCGGCATTGGCCGGCTCGCCGGCCACCACCAGCATCACCATGCCCATCGCGTAGTGCGGCGTGCACTTGATGCCGTAGACGCCCTCCTGCTCGATCGTATAGACGATCTCCTCGTTGATCTTGCCCTTGAACTCGGCGGCCCCGTCCGGAAGCATGCCCTTGATCGACTCGGCATTGTGGCCCTTGTCGACGACGACGAACTTGATGGTGTCGCCCGGCTCGACCTTGAGGAAGTCGGGCTCGAACACCATCGCGCCCTTCTCGCCCTTGTTCAGCATCTTCACCTCGTGCTCGGCGGCAT
The window above is part of the Aquamicrobium sp. genome. Proteins encoded here:
- a CDS encoding pseudoazurin; the protein is MRKHAAALAVLAAFAIGTADAAEHEVKMLNKGEKGAMVFEPDFLKVEPGDTIKFVVVDKGHNAESIKGMLPDGAAEFKGKINEEIVYTIEQEGVYGIKCTPHYAMGMVMLVVAGEPANAEAAAAVRQPGKAKQVFADLFAQLGE